In Mucilaginibacter celer, one DNA window encodes the following:
- a CDS encoding RagB/SusD family nutrient uptake outer membrane protein: MKKIYIRFAGMALLMAMAGSCKKFVDYNPHEDFKVTDQDYLKTETDYRTMAVSAYTPLQWLNQMVPVGDIASDNSVAGGEAASDVLSLQQIDDYTLTPVNSTLTDLWQVSYEGINRTNYLTQYKDKNPGGQAISFTGKDALYGEITFLRAYYYFSLVRMFGDVPLFTDRRLEVKDSKTLKRSPKADVYKQIEADLNSAIAVLPTIQSQKGRVTKYAAQAMLGKVYLYENKFDDAKTVLESVISNGGFTLVPDFASIFLAAGENGAESVFEIQYSNNSPYYNWGGQTRGQGNYSVQQCGIRGLNGSADMPYAAGWSTNLPTQDLANAYAAGDKRKAITTFDIEAYKNANPSFNITYQVAPYKNTGLYNGKYLPRKGETSGQVELNYLNNFRTLRYAEVLLMAAEAENRAGSPNDTKAQGFLNQVRARAFGDATHNITSTGATLKQAIWDERRLELGMEGDRFFDLVRTGQAAAKITGFKTGKNEVFPIPQQEVDISGLTQNPGY; this comes from the coding sequence ATGAAGAAGATATATATACGTTTTGCAGGTATGGCTTTGCTGATGGCCATGGCCGGCTCATGTAAAAAATTTGTAGACTATAACCCACACGAGGATTTCAAAGTAACCGACCAGGATTACCTGAAAACCGAAACCGATTACCGCACCATGGCGGTGAGTGCCTACACCCCGCTGCAATGGTTAAACCAAATGGTACCGGTGGGCGATATCGCCTCGGATAACTCGGTAGCAGGCGGCGAGGCAGCATCAGATGTACTGTCGTTACAACAAATTGACGATTACACGCTTACCCCGGTAAACTCAACCCTTACCGATTTATGGCAGGTATCGTACGAGGGTATTAACCGTACCAATTACCTCACTCAATATAAAGACAAAAACCCCGGCGGCCAGGCCATCAGCTTTACAGGCAAGGATGCGCTTTATGGTGAGATCACTTTTCTGCGCGCCTACTACTATTTTTCATTGGTAAGGATGTTTGGCGATGTGCCTTTGTTTACCGACAGGCGTTTAGAGGTAAAAGATTCAAAAACTTTAAAACGCAGCCCTAAAGCCGATGTGTACAAGCAAATTGAAGCCGATTTGAACAGTGCTATCGCTGTGTTGCCAACTATCCAATCGCAAAAAGGCCGTGTTACCAAATATGCTGCACAAGCTATGTTGGGTAAGGTTTATTTGTACGAGAATAAGTTTGATGATGCAAAAACAGTATTGGAAAGTGTGATCAGCAATGGCGGCTTTACTTTAGTTCCGGATTTTGCTTCGATATTTTTGGCGGCTGGGGAAAACGGGGCAGAGTCTGTTTTTGAAATTCAGTACAGCAACAACTCGCCTTATTATAACTGGGGAGGCCAAACTCGTGGCCAGGGTAATTACTCGGTACAGCAATGCGGCATCCGTGGATTGAATGGTTCGGCCGATATGCCTTATGCGGCAGGCTGGAGCACCAATTTGCCTACGCAGGATCTGGCCAATGCTTACGCGGCCGGCGATAAACGTAAAGCCATCACCACTTTCGATATCGAGGCTTATAAAAATGCCAATCCATCATTCAACATTACTTACCAGGTAGCGCCTTATAAAAACACAGGTTTGTACAATGGCAAATACCTGCCGCGTAAAGGTGAAACATCTGGCCAGGTGGAGCTGAACTACCTCAACAATTTCAGGACATTACGTTATGCCGAGGTTTTATTGATGGCTGCCGAAGCTGAAAACCGCGCAGGTTCGCCAAATGATACCAAGGCGCAAGGCTTCCTGAACCAGGTACGTGCCCGTGCTTTTGGTGATGCCACTCATAACATCACCTCAACCGGCGCAACCTTAAAACAAGCCATTTGGGATGAAAGAAGGCTGGAGCTGGGTATGGAAGGCGATCGCTTTTTCGACCTGGTGCGCACCGGGCAGGCTGCCGCGAAGATCACGGGGTTTAAAACCGGTAAAAATGAAGTATTCCCTATACCGCAGCAGGAAGTGGATATTTCAGGGTTAACACAAAATCCGGGATATTAA
- a CDS encoding amidohydrolase family protein — protein sequence MRLSAFITALLLLPGLLDAQVTAPKKSAPLPIIDVHVHAMKVSPGIPPLCPGFLRNMPGSDPNSPPPSFLSTGCAIPLPAAHSDKEMQDSIMATMKRLNMTMVVYGDATIIRNWKKVGGDRIIPGIGVSSPKDMSVVAFTDSLSSGFYKVMGEVAPQYQGLSPSDLSLDGYFAAAEKLNIPVGIHMGTGGNGMANLTSPKYRASMGDPLLLEDLLARHPKLKVWVMHAGYPLVDNMIALMGANAYVYVDMAGLIWSYSQVEVNAYLKRLVQAGFGKRIMYGTDMLIWPKLVETSLSIIENADYLSEEQKRDILFNNAVRFFRLDPEKFK from the coding sequence ATGAGATTATCCGCTTTTATTACCGCCTTGTTGCTGTTGCCCGGCCTGTTAGATGCCCAGGTTACGGCCCCCAAAAAAAGTGCGCCGTTGCCAATTATTGATGTACACGTGCATGCCATGAAGGTATCGCCGGGCATACCACCATTATGCCCCGGGTTTCTGCGGAATATGCCCGGTAGCGACCCTAATTCGCCGCCGCCATCATTTTTAAGTACCGGCTGCGCTATTCCGCTGCCGGCTGCCCATTCGGATAAAGAAATGCAGGATTCGATCATGGCAACTATGAAACGCCTTAACATGACCATGGTAGTTTACGGCGACGCCACCATCATCCGCAACTGGAAAAAAGTGGGAGGTGATCGCATCATCCCCGGCATCGGTGTAAGCTCGCCAAAAGATATGAGTGTAGTGGCTTTTACCGATTCGCTTTCATCCGGATTTTACAAGGTAATGGGCGAGGTGGCCCCGCAATACCAGGGGCTTTCTCCATCGGATCTGTCGCTTGATGGTTATTTTGCGGCTGCCGAAAAACTGAACATCCCGGTAGGCATCCACATGGGTACCGGCGGTAACGGGATGGCTAACCTCACCTCGCCAAAATACCGCGCATCTATGGGCGACCCTTTATTACTGGAAGACCTACTGGCCCGTCACCCTAAATTAAAAGTGTGGGTAATGCATGCCGGTTATCCCTTGGTTGATAATATGATAGCCCTGATGGGAGCCAACGCCTATGTTTATGTAGATATGGCCGGTTTAATCTGGAGCTACTCGCAGGTAGAGGTGAACGCTTATTTGAAAAGGCTGGTGCAGGCCGGCTTTGGTAAACGAATTATGTATGGTACGGATATGCTGATCTGGCCAAAGCTGGTTGAAACCTCGTTAAGCATCATCGAAAACGCCGATTACCTATCCGAAGAACAAAAAAGAGATATCCTTTTTAACAACGCGGTGCGCTTTTTCAGGCTTGATCCGGAAAAGTTTAAATAG
- a CDS encoding SusC/RagA family TonB-linked outer membrane protein yields the protein MQLKLRFCICLALLFCLAGRAYSQTLRITGKVTEKKTGDPVPGATVAVKGTTNGTVTDVNGKYFLQIPQGGATIVVSFIGMTPIERQVTQAGEVNFALEDAAANALNEVVVVGYGTQKVTNVSGAISVVKASDIKKLTPLRAEEALQGQASGITVIQSGSPGSKPTVQVRGIPSFSGNDPTVIIDGSVQTLTDFNSINPLDIESINVLKDAASTAIYGLKGGNGVIVVTTKSGGKNQKTQISINANYGVQSVLHKVGVLNATEYGAIVNEGSVTSGGPVIFPDLSILGVGTDWQDQVFHTAPMQTHNLSASGGSDKMQYFISAGYQSQGGIVGGYDKSRFNRGNFTANLSFDLTSKLKFLVNATDVILSGRSVQENSFNSILGSALNFDPTVPVANNDPNTVGKYGYSNLILSEVFNPLTKLDNTYNRNTGNKLYGKFEAQYDVIKGLKLNSRFGYTKYDDNSKNFTPLIFYGPQNVNNTMNADGTTVTGSHSSISQTKNSNFNYTWESFANYNFNVAKDHHFETVAGFSMAKTSGNGMNASRQDVPFNSWQFADFSAATGTNTADNLNAVTGSYYQYFKRNLSYFGRANYDYKGKYLASFSARRDGSSAFGKDNKFANFYAGSLGWVVSSEDFFKVPFIDYLKIRGSYGSTGNENVSPVYVSIVTGGPDYGPTANSNGYNFSNIFYPGSTVGSAANNSLAWEKQLQSNAGFDLTLFKGKISLSADYFEKRVSGLLFTPSVSLYLGTIPPPTANIGSTKTNGVDITLGYNETINKDLKFSNNFTFTTSKNIVTATNTDGTARITGGSYFNGQSQTVTVFEKGHTPGYFYGYKTAGIFQSMAEIAAAPTQDGAQPGDIRYVDINHDGKITAADQTQIGNPFPKFTLGWNLSVSYKSFDFSAFTYASIGNDVYRAYERNQNYTNKFRNVLARWTGPGSTNDARYPRYSFNDPNSNIRVSDRYVEDGTFVKIKNIQLGYTLPKSFGRNVFKSIRIYGQVKNAFTFTKYTGFDPEIAGDVMDTGIDRGAYPQARMYAFGIDIKL from the coding sequence ATGCAATTAAAATTACGTTTTTGTATATGCCTTGCATTGCTGTTCTGTTTAGCAGGCAGGGCTTATTCCCAAACGCTCCGCATAACTGGTAAGGTTACGGAGAAAAAGACCGGCGATCCGGTTCCCGGAGCAACAGTTGCTGTTAAAGGCACCACCAATGGTACCGTTACTGATGTTAACGGAAAATACTTTTTACAAATACCGCAGGGCGGCGCAACTATAGTAGTATCATTTATCGGTATGACGCCTATTGAACGCCAGGTAACCCAGGCCGGCGAGGTGAACTTCGCCCTTGAAGATGCCGCCGCCAACGCTTTGAACGAGGTTGTGGTAGTTGGTTACGGTACCCAAAAAGTAACCAATGTATCGGGCGCTATCTCGGTAGTAAAAGCAAGCGATATCAAAAAACTCACCCCGCTACGTGCCGAAGAAGCCCTGCAAGGCCAGGCATCAGGTATTACCGTGATCCAGAGTGGTTCGCCGGGTTCAAAGCCTACGGTGCAGGTACGTGGTATCCCGTCGTTTTCAGGTAACGACCCAACGGTAATCATTGATGGCTCGGTACAAACCTTAACTGATTTCAATTCGATCAACCCATTGGATATCGAATCCATCAACGTATTGAAGGATGCTGCTTCAACAGCTATTTACGGCTTAAAGGGCGGTAACGGCGTAATTGTGGTTACCACCAAATCGGGCGGTAAAAATCAGAAAACACAGATCAGTATCAATGCTAACTACGGCGTACAAAGCGTACTGCATAAAGTTGGCGTATTGAACGCTACCGAGTACGGCGCTATTGTTAACGAGGGTAGTGTGACATCAGGCGGTCCGGTCATTTTCCCTGATCTTTCTATCCTTGGTGTAGGTACCGACTGGCAAGACCAGGTTTTCCATACCGCGCCAATGCAAACACACAACCTTTCGGCCAGTGGCGGCAGTGATAAAATGCAATACTTTATCTCGGCCGGTTATCAAAGCCAGGGCGGTATTGTTGGTGGTTACGATAAATCGAGATTTAACAGGGGCAACTTTACAGCCAATTTAAGTTTTGACCTTACCTCGAAACTTAAATTTTTGGTAAACGCCACAGATGTTATACTGAGCGGCCGTTCGGTACAGGAAAACTCATTTAACAGTATCCTGGGCAGCGCCTTAAACTTTGACCCAACTGTTCCGGTTGCTAATAACGATCCTAACACGGTTGGTAAATATGGTTACAGTAACCTCATCCTGTCGGAAGTATTTAACCCACTTACCAAGCTCGATAATACTTATAACCGCAATACAGGCAATAAGCTGTACGGTAAATTCGAGGCTCAATACGATGTTATTAAAGGCCTGAAACTAAACAGCCGTTTCGGTTACACCAAGTACGATGACAACTCGAAAAACTTTACCCCGCTGATATTTTACGGACCGCAAAACGTGAACAATACCATGAATGCCGATGGCACAACGGTAACAGGTTCGCACAGCAGCATATCGCAAACAAAAAACAGCAATTTTAATTACACCTGGGAGTCATTTGCCAACTACAACTTTAACGTAGCAAAAGATCATCACTTTGAAACCGTAGCAGGTTTTTCGATGGCTAAAACCAGCGGAAACGGCATGAATGCCAGCAGGCAGGATGTACCTTTCAACTCATGGCAATTTGCCGATTTCAGCGCTGCTACCGGTACTAACACTGCCGATAACCTGAACGCTGTAACCGGTTCATATTACCAGTATTTTAAACGCAACCTGTCATATTTCGGTCGCGCCAATTACGATTATAAAGGTAAATACCTGGCGTCGTTCTCTGCCCGTCGCGATGGTTCATCGGCTTTTGGTAAGGATAATAAGTTTGCCAACTTCTACGCCGGTTCACTGGGCTGGGTAGTGAGCAGTGAAGATTTCTTTAAAGTTCCCTTTATTGATTACTTGAAAATCCGCGGCAGCTACGGTTCAACTGGTAACGAAAACGTTAGCCCGGTTTATGTATCGATAGTAACCGGCGGTCCTGATTATGGTCCTACTGCCAACAGTAACGGTTATAACTTCAGCAATATTTTCTATCCGGGTTCAACTGTAGGTTCGGCAGCCAATAACAGCCTGGCCTGGGAAAAGCAGTTGCAAAGCAACGCGGGTTTTGACCTTACCTTGTTTAAAGGCAAGATCTCTTTATCTGCCGATTATTTTGAGAAACGTGTAAGCGGTTTATTGTTCACCCCTTCAGTATCGCTATACCTGGGTACCATCCCGCCGCCTACGGCTAATATCGGTTCAACCAAAACCAATGGTGTTGATATTACCTTGGGCTATAACGAAACCATTAATAAAGACCTCAAATTCAGCAATAACTTCACCTTTACAACCAGTAAAAACATAGTTACGGCAACCAATACCGATGGTACTGCACGTATAACCGGTGGCAGCTACTTTAACGGCCAGTCGCAAACGGTTACTGTTTTTGAAAAAGGCCATACGCCGGGCTATTTCTACGGATATAAAACCGCCGGCATTTTCCAAAGCATGGCCGAAATTGCCGCGGCTCCAACGCAGGATGGCGCTCAGCCTGGTGATATCCGCTATGTAGATATTAATCACGATGGCAAGATTACGGCTGCCGATCAAACACAAATTGGTAATCCCTTCCCTAAATTTACTTTAGGGTGGAACCTGAGCGTATCGTACAAAAGCTTTGATTTTAGCGCTTTCACCTATGCTTCAATAGGTAATGATGTGTACAGGGCTTATGAGCGTAACCAAAACTACACCAACAAGTTCCGCAACGTGCTGGCCCGTTGGACTGGTCCCGGATCAACCAACGATGCCCGCTACCCAAGGTACTCGTTTAACGACCCGAACAGCAATATCCGCGTATCCGACAGGTATGTAGAGGATGGCACATTTGTAAAAATCAAAAACATCCAGTTGGGTTATACGCTGCCAAAATCATTCGGGCGCAATGTGTTTAAAAGCATCCGCATTTACGGCCAGGTTAAAAACGCCTTCACCTTTACCAAATACACAGGCTTCGATCCGGAAATTGCCGGCGACGTAATGGATACCGGTATCGACCGTGGCGCTTACCCGCAAGCCCGCATGTACGCCTTTGGTATCGACATTAAGCTATAA
- a CDS encoding PKD domain-containing protein, whose product MKINIKAIAIIIIAAVIGYSSCKKPEYSFGQLTSPSDLKLTVVVDSADAANPAGMGSGKVKITLASNNTITYRVDLGDGRTQVMGAGTTTVKYNSPGTNDYTITVNAVGTGGSTSTISKKVSVFVAFVIPADILSNLTGGSSKVWVTDRTNPGHVGVGPADGFTPSYYAAAPNERAECLYDDEITFIKNANNTVSMSINNKGQSFFIGASTVFYGKSGGDNCYDIDVSGVRNLSFMNATSGSNSTNSTGYQFLVPGNGLINFGTGGNTYEILSLTSTQIFLRNIGIDGLAWYQKLKVKP is encoded by the coding sequence ATGAAAATCAACATAAAAGCAATAGCGATAATTATTATAGCGGCTGTTATTGGTTATAGCAGCTGTAAAAAGCCCGAATATTCGTTCGGGCAACTCACCAGCCCGTCGGATTTAAAACTGACCGTGGTGGTGGATAGCGCCGATGCCGCCAACCCGGCAGGTATGGGCAGTGGGAAGGTGAAAATAACCCTGGCCTCCAACAACACCATCACCTACAGGGTTGACCTTGGCGACGGCCGTACACAGGTGATGGGTGCCGGTACAACTACCGTAAAATACAACAGCCCCGGTACAAACGATTATACCATTACAGTTAACGCGGTGGGTACAGGTGGCAGCACCTCAACCATCAGCAAAAAAGTGAGTGTGTTTGTAGCCTTTGTTATCCCTGCGGATATATTGAGCAACCTAACTGGTGGTTCGTCAAAAGTATGGGTTACCGATAGAACAAATCCTGGCCACGTAGGTGTTGGGCCGGCAGATGGTTTTACACCTTCTTACTATGCTGCTGCTCCTAATGAGCGTGCCGAGTGTTTGTATGATGATGAGATCACTTTCATCAAAAACGCCAACAATACCGTAAGCATGAGCATCAATAACAAAGGGCAATCGTTCTTTATCGGTGCTTCAACCGTATTCTACGGAAAATCGGGTGGTGATAATTGCTATGATATTGATGTATCGGGTGTTCGGAACCTTAGCTTTATGAATGCTACTTCGGGGTCAAATTCAACAAACTCTACCGGTTACCAGTTTTTGGTTCCTGGTAACGGTTTGATCAATTTTGGTACCGGTGGCAATACTTACGAGATCTTGTCGCTCACCTCAACACAAATATTCCTGCGCAACATCGGTATCGACGGCCTGGCCTGGTATCAGAAATTAAAAGTTAAACCGTAA
- a CDS encoding glycoside hydrolase family 16 protein has translation MELNKYRHNRIVALLFAAVSVSGCSAQKKSTIATSKGKVVFFDDFNADNIDRNKWNFEITGKNNHFNDELQAYVDTPSTAFIVHGADAEGADGGALVIRPQSSPGFVTKDGQNFDFISSRMTTQNKFQFTYGTAEARIKLPDGAGFWPAWWLLGTGEWPHTGETDIMEYIGEKDWVSAAVHGSGYSGETPFVNRLYLDANNDVTHWHTYAVDWTPDELLFKYDGKLMFRVTKTMAQHYGKWVFDNQQYLILNFALGGGYPVKINGIKKPYGMPESSVEMVKNGQAKMLVDWVRVTQR, from the coding sequence ATGGAACTAAATAAATACAGACACAACCGGATTGTAGCGCTTTTATTCGCCGCTGTTTCGGTATCAGGCTGCTCGGCACAAAAGAAATCTACCATTGCTACTTCAAAAGGTAAAGTGGTTTTTTTTGATGATTTTAACGCCGATAATATAGACCGCAACAAATGGAACTTTGAGATAACCGGCAAAAACAACCATTTTAATGATGAGTTGCAGGCTTATGTAGATACGCCTTCAACAGCATTTATTGTGCATGGGGCCGATGCCGAAGGTGCCGATGGAGGCGCTTTGGTGATCCGTCCGCAATCGTCACCGGGCTTTGTTACCAAGGATGGCCAGAACTTTGATTTTATATCGAGCCGGATGACCACCCAAAACAAATTCCAGTTTACTTACGGCACAGCCGAGGCCCGCATTAAACTACCTGATGGCGCAGGCTTTTGGCCGGCCTGGTGGCTGCTTGGCACCGGCGAATGGCCCCACACCGGCGAAACCGATATTATGGAGTACATTGGCGAAAAGGACTGGGTAAGCGCAGCCGTACACGGTAGCGGCTACAGTGGCGAAACACCGTTTGTTAACCGCCTTTACCTCGATGCCAATAACGATGTAACCCACTGGCACACCTACGCGGTGGATTGGACACCCGATGAATTGCTGTTTAAGTATGATGGTAAACTGATGTTCCGGGTAACCAAAACCATGGCACAGCATTATGGTAAATGGGTATTTGATAATCAGCAATACCTCATCCTTAATTTTGCTTTAGGCGGAGGATACCCGGTAAAGATAAACGGCATTAAAAAGCCTTATGGCATGCCCGAATCTTCTGTAGAAATGGTAAAAAACGGCCAGGCCAAAATGCTGGTGGATTGGGTGCGGGTAACCCAAAGATAA
- a CDS encoding family 16 glycosylhydrolase yields MKNLRISLFIMLASVLFAACGKKNEGLGSVGTPPKGLDLKAVVATDGSGNVAFTATATNAVSYEFDLGNGSFQNSTNGSITYKYLAEGSYTVKVTAKSSTGSTASKTVSFNISFTSTGGPTPTWSEEFNTDGAPNPSVWGYNLGAGGWGNNELEYYTDRATNVVVSGGTLKITAKKEDYMGSAYTSARIVTENKQVFKYGRLEIKAKLPAGKGTWPAIWMLGSNYATSPWPACGEMDIMEHIGNNLNHILGTLHYPGHSGGNGNGGATDITNATTEFHVYALDWSPTTIKISVDGNVFHTVANDGTLPFNQNFFLILNVAMGGNLGGAVDPGFSSGTMEVDYVRFYKTN; encoded by the coding sequence ATGAAAAATTTACGCATATCATTATTCATTATGTTAGCCTCAGTTCTTTTTGCCGCATGCGGCAAAAAGAACGAGGGACTGGGTTCGGTAGGTACACCGCCTAAAGGGCTCGACCTGAAAGCCGTGGTAGCAACCGATGGCAGCGGTAACGTTGCCTTCACTGCCACCGCAACCAACGCGGTAAGCTATGAGTTTGATTTGGGCAACGGCAGTTTCCAAAACTCCACCAATGGCTCCATCACCTATAAATACCTTGCCGAGGGTAGCTATACTGTTAAAGTGACGGCCAAAAGCAGCACAGGCAGTACCGCGTCGAAAACGGTATCGTTCAACATATCGTTCACCAGCACCGGCGGGCCAACGCCTACCTGGTCGGAAGAGTTTAATACTGATGGCGCGCCTAACCCATCTGTTTGGGGCTATAACCTTGGTGCAGGTGGCTGGGGCAATAACGAACTGGAGTATTATACCGATAGGGCTACCAACGTAGTTGTATCGGGTGGTACTTTGAAAATTACCGCCAAGAAAGAAGATTACATGGGCAGCGCTTACACTTCGGCCCGTATAGTTACCGAGAACAAGCAGGTATTTAAATATGGCCGTTTAGAGATCAAAGCTAAACTTCCGGCCGGTAAAGGTACCTGGCCAGCTATCTGGATGTTGGGCAGCAACTACGCTACTTCGCCCTGGCCTGCCTGCGGCGAGATGGATATTATGGAACATATTGGTAACAACCTGAACCACATCCTCGGCACATTACATTATCCTGGTCATTCGGGTGGTAATGGTAATGGTGGCGCAACAGATATCACCAACGCTACAACCGAGTTTCATGTGTATGCCTTGGATTGGTCGCCAACCACAATTAAAATCTCGGTGGATGGTAATGTATTCCATACCGTAGCTAATGACGGTACGCTACCATTTAACCAAAACTTCTTCCTGATACTGAACGTGGCCATGGGTGGCAACCTGGGCGGCGCAGTTGATCCGGGCTTTAGCAGCGGTACAATGGAGGTTGATTACGTAAGGTTCTATAAAACAAATTAA
- a CDS encoding sensor histidine kinase, producing MSNLIPPLKASKNLYRLFIISLVFTAIVAVGSLILKYSIVRKLDKLSREFREPSKTQDISNILIELNTAENDFQQAGLYGDKNKLDSYKKRLTTIFGQIQVILKEYQADSARYFPGTKQHISSSLQNKLMLSEQVLVLKHGFDSLLNATTLEGINVSAPSTQNVGLQFKQHVKVKQKADTTVTVNKNKAGFFKRLRDAITNKNQDTRTLTIRRERQIKDSLTRSLNRKHEFIINDLLKKLNEKNNQLVGSNKRLVAANLDFVSQIRELLKQLRDIDLGAWIKDRSEILKQYQAATDEMNTFTGIAIIVVLLFIPLLIVFIFRARTAEQNYLTENERTVALAGQKSEILATMSHEIRNPLTVINGAIYMLNKTPLTEDQQKKIAAINHSTGMLMGTINNILDAGKMENQQTDVLTITSFAPCKEISEAVEAVKFMAENKELTIAAEFTGDKETLVKGDSFRLKQVMVNLLSNAIKYTDTGSVTVQAIITPINPHKAELQVSVIDTGVGIPKEKQDKLFTRYYQANQAGRKPGTGLGLYICREIINLQKGSIDIESEAGKGCCIRFKIAYERDEA from the coding sequence ATGAGCAACCTGATACCTCCGCTAAAAGCTTCCAAAAACCTATATCGCCTGTTTATTATATCCCTGGTATTCACCGCTATTGTCGCGGTAGGCTCATTGATATTAAAATATTCGATAGTTAGAAAGCTGGATAAACTGAGCCGCGAGTTCAGGGAACCATCCAAAACGCAAGACATTAGCAATATTCTTATAGAGCTAAATACAGCCGAAAACGATTTTCAACAGGCTGGTTTATATGGCGATAAAAACAAACTGGATAGTTATAAAAAAAGATTGACAACCATATTCGGCCAGATTCAGGTCATCCTGAAAGAATACCAGGCCGATAGTGCCCGATACTTCCCCGGCACTAAGCAACATATCTCCAGTTCGCTTCAAAACAAATTAATGTTATCAGAGCAGGTATTGGTGCTGAAACATGGTTTTGATTCATTGCTAAATGCCACAACGTTGGAAGGCATCAATGTATCTGCTCCATCAACCCAAAACGTAGGCCTGCAGTTTAAGCAGCACGTTAAGGTAAAGCAAAAGGCAGATACCACGGTAACCGTCAATAAAAATAAAGCCGGATTTTTCAAGCGCCTGCGCGATGCCATCACCAATAAAAACCAGGATACCCGCACACTCACCATCAGGCGCGAAAGGCAGATCAAAGATTCACTTACCCGCTCGCTTAACCGAAAGCACGAGTTTATCATCAACGATCTGTTAAAGAAACTCAACGAAAAAAACAACCAGCTTGTAGGCTCCAACAAACGCCTGGTAGCAGCTAATCTCGATTTTGTATCGCAGATTCGCGAATTATTAAAACAACTGCGGGATATCGACCTTGGTGCCTGGATAAAAGACCGCAGCGAGATCCTGAAACAGTACCAGGCCGCTACCGATGAGATGAACACCTTTACCGGTATAGCCATCATTGTAGTGTTGTTGTTTATCCCACTACTTATTGTATTCATTTTTAGGGCACGCACCGCCGAACAGAATTATCTAACTGAAAATGAAAGAACTGTAGCCTTAGCCGGACAAAAATCTGAAATACTGGCTACCATGAGCCACGAGATCCGCAACCCGCTTACGGTTATCAACGGCGCTATTTATATGCTGAATAAAACCCCGCTCACAGAAGATCAGCAAAAAAAGATAGCCGCTATTAACCATTCTACGGGCATGCTAATGGGCACCATCAATAATATTCTGGACGCCGGGAAGATGGAAAACCAGCAAACAGATGTGCTTACAATAACATCTTTTGCCCCCTGTAAAGAGATCAGCGAAGCCGTAGAGGCCGTTAAATTTATGGCCGAGAACAAAGAACTAACCATCGCCGCCGAATTTACCGGTGATAAAGAAACGCTGGTTAAAGGAGATTCTTTCCGCCTTAAACAGGTGATGGTGAACCTGCTTAGCAACGCCATTAAATACACCGATACCGGCAGCGTTACCGTGCAGGCCATCATCACCCCCATCAACCCGCATAAAGCTGAATTACAGGTAAGTGTTATTGATACCGGCGTAGGCATCCCGAAAGAAAAACAGGATAAATTATTTACCCGTTACTACCAGGCTAACCAGGCCGGCCGTAAACCGGGAACAGGTTTGGGTTTGTATATCTGCCGCGAGATCATCAACCTGCAAAAAGGCAGCATCGATATAGAAAGTGAAGCAGGCAAGGGTTGCTGCATCAGGTTTAAGATAGCTTATGAAAGGGATGAAGCGTAG